A single Chryseobacterium sp. DNA region contains:
- a CDS encoding L,D-transpeptidase family protein: MKKSILYACLCAVFLVSCKKEIEKISDTFKDTVSSVSENPEAETDSIKKDSVPVVKKESVPPAMQEDGFYNAFVLPKDKKMRDSVYAAFSKKYNEKERTAILALNRLDSKSKWNADTLVVPAKIDTTLMAYSPFPMQLDVLSGVKKFVIFSYPIQAFAVYSNGSLVKWGPTSMGKKAAQTTRGLTFANWKKKLSISTVSSEWKLPYNFNIHNIGGIGWHEYTLPGYPASHSCLRLLRKDAQWLYSYADTWILNPGGATTKAKGTPVMVFGDYKWGGRKPWKKLLDDPNANNISVEELTNLLAPDVPKMLKEQSNREKVADSIKTAKAMAAPAANEKPVEPSSN; the protein is encoded by the coding sequence GTGAAAAAATCAATTTTATATGCCTGTTTATGTGCGGTATTTTTAGTTTCATGTAAAAAAGAGATAGAAAAAATAAGTGATACTTTTAAAGATACTGTGTCTTCTGTTTCAGAGAATCCTGAAGCAGAAACAGATTCAATCAAAAAAGATTCCGTACCTGTAGTAAAAAAAGAATCCGTTCCGCCTGCCATGCAGGAAGATGGTTTTTATAATGCTTTTGTCCTTCCAAAGGATAAAAAGATGAGAGACTCTGTGTATGCCGCATTCAGCAAGAAGTATAATGAAAAGGAACGTACTGCTATTTTAGCACTGAACAGGCTGGATTCTAAAAGTAAATGGAATGCAGACACGCTGGTAGTCCCTGCAAAAATAGACACCACTTTGATGGCCTATTCTCCTTTTCCTATGCAGCTGGATGTATTAAGCGGAGTGAAAAAATTTGTTATCTTTTCTTATCCTATACAGGCTTTTGCTGTATATTCCAACGGAAGTCTTGTGAAATGGGGGCCAACGAGTATGGGAAAAAAGGCTGCTCAAACAACCCGGGGACTTACCTTTGCCAATTGGAAAAAGAAATTGTCTATCTCTACTGTCAGCAGTGAGTGGAAACTTCCTTACAACTTTAATATCCATAATATCGGAGGGATCGGATGGCATGAATATACTCTTCCTGGATATCCTGCATCTCACTCCTGTTTACGATTATTAAGGAAAGATGCGCAATGGTTATATTCTTATGCTGATACCTGGATATTGAATCCCGGTGGGGCAACTACAAAAGCAAAAGGAACTCCTGTTATGGTATTCGGTGATTATAAGTGGGGCGGAAGAAAGCCATGGAAAAAGCTTTTAGATGACCCGAATGCGAATAATATCTCGGTGGAAGAGCTTACGAACTTACTGGCACCGGATGTTCCCAAAATGCTGAAGGAGCAAAGCAACAGGGAAAAGGTAGCAGACTCAATTAAAACAGCTAAAGCGATGGCTGCTCCTGCAGCTAATGAAAAACCTGTGGAGCCTTCGTCTAATTAA
- a CDS encoding cysteine desulfurase family protein, with product MNKVYLDNAATTPLAEEVIDAMVGTMKMNFGNPSSTHSFGQEAKILIENVRRQVADYLHVTPAEIIFTSCGTESNNMIIKSSVEHLGVERIISSPLEHKCVSESILDMKSRKGVEVSYIRPNEKGDIDLAKLEELLKASDKKTLVSLMHANNEIGNIIDLKKVAELCKKYNALFHSDTVQTMAHMNLDFSDIPVDFASCSAHKFHGPKGSGFAFIRKATGLKGIITGGPQERSLRAGTENVCGIVGLGKALELSLTHMEEYTNHMQEIKEYAIERLSAEIKGIKFNGRSAEKENSLYTVLSALLPYKNPLIGLQLDMKGIAISQGSACSSGASKPSMVMMMVLSEDEMDHCTPLRISFSHMTTKADIDTLVNSLQEISSDYAIEKTNVEHR from the coding sequence ATGAATAAAGTATATTTAGATAATGCCGCGACCACTCCTCTTGCAGAAGAAGTTATAGATGCAATGGTTGGCACGATGAAGATGAATTTCGGAAACCCGTCTTCTACCCATAGCTTTGGCCAGGAAGCAAAAATCCTTATTGAAAATGTAAGAAGGCAGGTTGCAGACTATCTTCATGTAACTCCTGCTGAAATTATTTTCACGTCCTGTGGTACGGAATCCAACAACATGATCATCAAATCCAGTGTGGAACACCTTGGAGTAGAAAGAATCATCAGTTCTCCCTTAGAACACAAATGTGTTTCTGAAAGTATTCTGGATATGAAAAGCAGAAAGGGAGTAGAAGTAAGCTACATCCGTCCGAATGAAAAAGGAGATATTGACCTTGCCAAATTAGAAGAACTGTTAAAAGCTTCAGATAAAAAGACCCTGGTAAGCTTAATGCATGCCAACAATGAAATCGGGAATATTATTGACCTTAAAAAGGTAGCTGAGCTGTGCAAAAAATATAATGCTCTTTTCCACTCAGATACAGTGCAGACCATGGCTCATATGAACCTTGATTTTTCTGATATTCCGGTAGATTTTGCTTCCTGCAGTGCCCATAAATTTCATGGTCCGAAAGGTTCCGGGTTTGCATTTATCAGAAAAGCAACAGGCTTAAAGGGTATCATTACAGGTGGTCCTCAGGAAAGAAGCCTTAGAGCGGGAACAGAAAACGTTTGCGGAATTGTAGGTCTTGGAAAAGCGTTAGAGCTTAGCCTTACGCATATGGAAGAATATACCAACCATATGCAGGAGATCAAAGAGTATGCTATTGAAAGGCTTTCAGCCGAAATAAAGGGAATTAAGTTCAATGGAAGAAGTGCTGAAAAAGAGAACAGCCTTTATACCGTATTAAGCGCTTTATTGCCCTATAAAAACCCATTGATAGGATTACAGCTGGATATGAAAGGAATTGCCATCTCTCAGGGGAGTGCATGTTCTTCCGGAGCGTCCAAACCTTCCATGGTGATGATGATGGTTCTTTCTGAAGATGAAATGGATCACTGTACTCCATTACGTATCTCTTTCAGCCATATGACTACAAAAGCAGATATTGATACATTAGTGAATTCTTTACAGGAAATTTCAAGCGATTATGCTATAGAAAAAACTAATGTTGAGCATAGATAG
- a CDS encoding FAD-binding oxidoreductase: MKPNFTQKVTNWGNFPVVEKEMRSEDSFKKIKEFVLNHNEIIARGNGRCYGDASLGETIFSTKKLNKFISFDRLNGIIECESGVLLSDVLEIAVPQGYFLYVTPGTKFVSVGGAIASDVHGKNHHAEGCFSEYVIEFKLMVENGEIITCSREEHSEKFWATIGGMGLTGIILTAKFKLKNIESAYIRQESIKADTLDEIFSLFEESEKWTYTVAWIDCLQKGKNIGRSILMRGEHAFQHELPQDLAKTPLRLKKKLQPTVPFYFPGFVLNALTVKIFNWLYYKKQSKKEVKSFIDYETFFYPLDAINDWNKIYGKSGFIQYQMVIPKEAGKEGMKRILETIAKSGNGSFLAVLKLFGKNNLQAYNSFPLEGYTLALDFKVNSKLKKLVDQLDAIVQEFGGRIYLTKDSMSRSSLTNYLKNIRNSKFVSLQHKRIINNNS, from the coding sequence ATGAAGCCGAATTTCACACAGAAAGTTACCAACTGGGGAAATTTCCCGGTAGTGGAAAAAGAAATGAGATCTGAGGACAGCTTCAAAAAAATAAAGGAGTTTGTGCTGAATCACAACGAAATTATTGCGAGAGGAAACGGAAGATGCTACGGAGATGCTTCGTTGGGAGAAACTATATTTTCCACTAAAAAATTAAATAAATTCATCAGTTTTGACCGTTTGAACGGAATCATCGAATGCGAATCGGGGGTGCTGCTTTCAGATGTACTTGAAATAGCAGTTCCTCAGGGATATTTCCTTTATGTGACCCCGGGAACAAAGTTTGTTTCAGTAGGCGGAGCCATTGCTTCTGATGTTCACGGTAAAAACCATCATGCAGAAGGATGTTTTTCAGAATATGTTATAGAATTTAAACTGATGGTAGAGAATGGTGAGATCATCACCTGTTCCAGAGAAGAGCATTCAGAAAAGTTTTGGGCTACTATCGGAGGAATGGGGCTTACCGGAATTATTCTTACTGCAAAATTTAAGCTTAAAAATATAGAGTCGGCCTATATCCGTCAGGAAAGTATTAAGGCGGATACCTTAGATGAAATTTTCAGCTTGTTTGAAGAAAGTGAAAAATGGACCTATACCGTGGCCTGGATAGACTGCCTTCAAAAAGGGAAAAATATAGGACGAAGTATTCTGATGAGAGGAGAACATGCCTTTCAGCACGAGCTTCCCCAGGATTTAGCCAAAACCCCTTTAAGGTTAAAGAAAAAATTACAGCCTACCGTTCCTTTTTATTTTCCGGGATTTGTACTGAATGCTTTGACCGTAAAAATTTTCAATTGGCTGTATTATAAAAAACAGTCGAAAAAGGAAGTGAAAAGCTTTATCGATTACGAAACATTCTTTTATCCGCTGGATGCGATTAACGACTGGAATAAAATCTACGGAAAGTCAGGTTTTATCCAATATCAGATGGTTATCCCCAAAGAAGCGGGAAAAGAAGGGATGAAAAGGATCCTTGAAACGATCGCTAAAAGTGGAAACGGCTCATTCCTGGCGGTTTTAAAACTTTTCGGGAAAAACAATCTGCAGGCTTACAATTCATTTCCACTGGAAGGATATACACTGGCACTGGATTTTAAGGTAAACTCAAAACTGAAAAAACTGGTTGACCAGCTGGATGCTATTGTTCAGGAGTTCGGCGGAAGAATTTACCTTACAAAAGACAGCATGAGCAGATCATCGCTTACCAATTATCTGAAAAATATTCGCAATTCAAAATTTGTGTCTTTACAGCACAAAAGAATCATAAATAACAACTCATAA
- a CDS encoding S8 family serine peptidase yields MKKVLLAAVFLAGFGFSNAQESKAKNIDPKEDKDLMTWYHKDFSTSKVYGVNTANAYKYLESKGLKPKTVVVGVLDSGVQVDHPGLVKNIWTNPNEVPGNGKDDDGNGYIDDVHGWNFIGGKNGDIDIDNMEVTRVVAKYKPVFEGDDSTKNKANQAKMPEEFAMYMKAKDLFNKKSIEAQQNFQTYSMISELIPNMVKLLAGKPVTAQTISAIKPPTEQKDAIALQILTQVSQSPEFKGKSSEEFEKLIKDQMKEAIDHYAPSAKQYDLTYDPRKEIVGDNYDDYSEKIYGNNHYEGPDAEHGTHVAGIIAGLPQGNVIQYGVASKVAKIMSVRTVPNGDERDKDVANAIRYAVDNGAKVLNMSFGKPVSPGKNVVWDAFKYAEDKGVLLVKAAGNENEDVAEHLAYPTNFKNITDEKPFVSNVLVVGASTNKNKELRASFSNYNKKMVNVFAPGEEIYSTVPKDKYEYLQGTSMASPVVAGAAAVLLAYMPDLKPYQIIESLVKSSNPSTENGFADYSQAGGVIDVKKAAEYAYTNFYKGKVSKITKPSKSVKKKVKK; encoded by the coding sequence ATGAAAAAGGTATTATTAGCAGCTGTTTTTTTAGCAGGATTTGGTTTCTCCAACGCACAGGAATCTAAAGCTAAAAACATTGATCCAAAAGAAGATAAAGATCTGATGACATGGTATCATAAAGATTTTTCCACTTCAAAAGTCTATGGTGTAAATACAGCAAACGCATATAAATACCTGGAATCTAAAGGTTTGAAACCTAAAACTGTTGTTGTCGGGGTTTTAGATAGTGGTGTACAGGTAGATCATCCGGGGTTGGTGAAGAATATCTGGACAAACCCGAATGAGGTTCCGGGGAACGGGAAAGATGATGATGGAAACGGGTATATTGATGATGTACACGGCTGGAACTTCATAGGAGGAAAAAATGGAGACATCGACATCGACAATATGGAGGTGACAAGAGTGGTCGCCAAGTATAAACCTGTTTTTGAAGGAGATGATTCTACCAAGAACAAAGCAAATCAGGCTAAAATGCCGGAAGAATTTGCCATGTACATGAAAGCTAAAGATCTTTTCAATAAAAAAAGTATTGAGGCCCAACAAAACTTCCAAACCTATTCTATGATCAGTGAACTGATCCCTAATATGGTTAAACTTTTGGCAGGAAAACCGGTAACGGCACAAACTATTTCAGCTATAAAACCGCCTACAGAACAGAAAGATGCTATTGCTTTACAGATTTTAACCCAGGTTTCCCAGAGTCCTGAATTCAAAGGGAAATCTTCTGAAGAATTCGAGAAGCTGATCAAAGATCAGATGAAGGAAGCTATAGACCATTATGCACCATCGGCAAAGCAATATGATCTCACCTACGATCCAAGAAAAGAAATTGTAGGCGATAATTATGATGATTATTCCGAAAAAATCTATGGTAATAATCATTATGAAGGACCTGATGCCGAGCACGGAACCCATGTAGCCGGAATTATTGCAGGACTTCCGCAGGGAAATGTGATCCAGTATGGTGTTGCCTCTAAAGTGGCAAAAATCATGTCTGTAAGAACCGTTCCCAATGGTGATGAAAGAGATAAAGACGTTGCCAATGCGATCAGATATGCAGTGGACAATGGGGCAAAAGTTTTAAATATGAGCTTCGGAAAACCTGTTTCTCCGGGTAAGAATGTGGTTTGGGATGCATTTAAATATGCCGAAGACAAAGGAGTCCTTCTGGTAAAAGCAGCAGGTAATGAAAATGAAGATGTAGCGGAGCATCTGGCTTACCCTACCAATTTTAAAAATATTACGGACGAAAAACCATTCGTAAGCAATGTTCTTGTAGTGGGGGCAAGTACGAATAAAAATAAAGAATTGAGAGCCAGTTTCTCCAACTATAACAAGAAAATGGTGAATGTTTTTGCTCCGGGAGAAGAAATTTATTCCACAGTTCCTAAAGATAAATATGAATACCTTCAGGGAACCTCTATGGCTTCCCCGGTAGTGGCAGGAGCAGCGGCAGTACTGTTAGCTTACATGCCGGATCTTAAACCTTATCAGATTATTGAATCATTAGTGAAAAGCAGTAATCCCAGTACAGAAAATGGCTTCGCTGACTATTCTCAGGCGGGAGGTGTCATTGATGTGAAAAAAGCAGCGGAATATGCTTATACCAACTTCTATAAGGGCAAAGTTTCGAAAATCACCAAGCCTTCGAAATCCGTAAAAAAGAAGGTTAAAAAATAA
- a CDS encoding lipocalin family protein has protein sequence MKKLLLAGMLGTSLFAVSCSSVNKAATSQNQRADFLQLKGDWQIVSVNYEKGYKIKPFDEGADAQCFVGSHWRLIPNNWTGAYTLNGGGSCPAITQPIKFEVKNGNTFMFKKIAAGTKAKQNTAGYTLTLVNQTTDQFSLEQDVPFEGGNVKVVYNFERAGMK, from the coding sequence ATGAAAAAGTTACTACTTGCAGGGATGTTAGGAACATCACTTTTTGCAGTGTCTTGTTCCTCAGTGAATAAAGCAGCTACATCTCAAAATCAGAGAGCTGATTTCCTTCAGTTAAAAGGAGATTGGCAGATTGTAAGCGTGAATTATGAGAAAGGCTATAAGATCAAACCTTTCGATGAAGGAGCAGACGCACAATGCTTCGTAGGAAGCCATTGGAGACTGATTCCCAATAACTGGACGGGTGCTTATACGCTGAATGGCGGAGGAAGCTGCCCGGCTATTACACAACCTATCAAGTTTGAAGTAAAGAACGGTAATACGTTCATGTTTAAAAAGATTGCTGCAGGTACTAAAGCAAAACAGAATACTGCAGGGTATACTTTGACATTAGTAAACCAGACTACAGATCAGTTCTCCCTTGAACAGGATGTTCCGTTTGAAGGTGGAAACGTAAAAGTTGTTTACAACTTTGAAAGAGCTGGGATGAAATAA
- a CDS encoding response regulator transcription factor — MEKIKRFFNDKNDVSHDAAIDFSQSGDYLEAVKAFARTTYQSLYVINYQTKTFEYVSENPLFLCGKTSEEVKDLGYAFYFQNVKTEDVEMLIKINEAGFEFYDTIPVHERKQYSISYDFNLINSRKNLILVNHKLTPMFLTEEGQVWKALCVVSLSNSSSAGNVVLSKDGVDEVWKYDLEADRWEKSEKIKLSSREYEILSLYASGLTINEIAEKLFITADTVKFHRKKLFEKIEVNNIAEALAYAKTNKLL, encoded by the coding sequence ATGGAAAAAATTAAGAGATTTTTTAACGATAAAAATGATGTTAGCCACGATGCCGCTATTGACTTCAGCCAGTCCGGAGATTACCTGGAAGCTGTGAAAGCTTTTGCCAGAACAACTTATCAGAGTCTTTACGTTATTAATTATCAGACCAAAACGTTTGAATATGTCTCGGAAAATCCTCTTTTCCTGTGTGGCAAAACCTCTGAAGAGGTCAAGGATTTGGGCTATGCTTTTTATTTTCAAAATGTAAAGACTGAAGATGTAGAAATGCTGATTAAGATCAATGAAGCAGGATTTGAATTTTACGATACCATTCCCGTACATGAAAGAAAACAGTATTCTATTTCTTATGACTTCAATCTTATCAACAGCAGAAAGAATCTGATTCTCGTCAATCATAAACTTACACCAATGTTCCTTACAGAGGAAGGACAGGTGTGGAAAGCATTGTGCGTAGTTTCACTTTCTAACAGCAGCTCTGCCGGAAATGTTGTGCTTAGTAAAGACGGAGTGGATGAAGTGTGGAAATATGATCTGGAAGCAGATCGATGGGAGAAAAGTGAAAAAATTAAACTTTCCTCCAGGGAATATGAGATCCTGAGCTTGTATGCCAGCGGACTTACCATCAATGAAATCGCTGAAAAATTGTTTATTACTGCAGATACGGTAAAATTTCACCGTAAAAAGCTCTTTGAAAAAATTGAAGTGAATAATATTGCAGAAGCACTGGCTTATGCGAAAACCAATAAACTGTTATAA
- a CDS encoding HAD family hydrolase yields the protein MKKLYCFDFDGTLTYKDTMFMYLKFYDSTKYRIQFLRHVPLFILLKLKLAETEKVKKSFIGSILKGQTQEKIEMKSKQFFEHHYPHIVRENALDFIKNIDRNNTQSLLVTASLDIWVKPFAEELKMELVSTRAEFKNGVFTGNFVGKNCNGKEKLIRIKEEINDSKYDKIIAFGDTSGDRPMLKWANEGHYQFFH from the coding sequence ATGAAAAAATTGTATTGTTTTGATTTTGACGGAACCCTGACGTATAAGGATACAATGTTTATGTATCTTAAATTCTACGATTCTACAAAGTACCGGATACAATTTTTACGACACGTACCCCTTTTTATTTTGCTGAAGCTCAAGCTGGCAGAAACTGAAAAGGTGAAAAAAAGCTTTATAGGGTCTATTCTGAAAGGGCAGACCCAGGAAAAAATTGAAATGAAGTCTAAACAGTTTTTTGAACATCATTACCCTCATATCGTGAGAGAAAATGCATTAGACTTTATAAAAAATATCGATAGGAACAATACACAGAGTTTATTGGTGACGGCTTCATTGGATATCTGGGTTAAACCTTTTGCCGAAGAATTAAAAATGGAGCTTGTTTCTACACGGGCAGAGTTTAAAAACGGAGTTTTTACAGGAAACTTTGTCGGTAAAAACTGTAACGGAAAAGAAAAGCTGATAAGAATAAAAGAAGAAATTAACGATTCCAAGTATGATAAAATTATTGCATTTGGGGATACTTCAGGAGATCGGCCGATGTTGAAATGGGCAAATGAAGGACATTACCAATTTTTTCATTAA
- a CDS encoding SDR family NAD(P)-dependent oxidoreductase produces MIVLGSTSEVAQAFVEKALQEGEKFEKIYLFTSNKETTERFARHLDVKFLQQAEVIELDLTKEIDYNRFDHINSNVLFCAIGYLGEGTEEGLYDNKNTERIIGINYAKLVPVMNYFAHKFESRRSGTIIGLSSVAGDRGRQSNFIYGSAKAAFTAYLSGLRNYLFDKKVHVLTIKPGFMATKMTEGLPLNPKLTATPKQAAACIYKAFKKQNNVAYVLPVWSIIMMIIRNIPEFIFKKLKL; encoded by the coding sequence ATGATCGTTCTGGGAAGTACATCTGAAGTGGCACAGGCTTTTGTGGAAAAAGCACTTCAGGAAGGAGAAAAATTTGAAAAGATCTATCTTTTTACCTCAAACAAAGAAACTACAGAAAGGTTTGCAAGACATCTTGATGTGAAGTTTCTGCAGCAGGCTGAAGTCATTGAACTGGACCTGACGAAAGAAATTGATTACAACAGATTTGATCATATCAATTCAAATGTATTATTTTGTGCAATCGGATATTTGGGTGAAGGAACGGAAGAAGGGCTTTATGACAATAAGAACACTGAACGTATCATCGGGATCAATTATGCTAAACTTGTTCCTGTAATGAACTATTTTGCCCATAAATTTGAAAGCAGAAGATCAGGAACGATCATTGGGCTTTCATCAGTGGCAGGGGACAGGGGAAGACAGAGTAATTTTATCTACGGAAGTGCAAAAGCGGCTTTTACAGCCTATCTGAGTGGCCTGAGAAACTACCTTTTTGATAAAAAAGTACATGTTTTAACTATAAAACCGGGATTTATGGCGACTAAAATGACAGAAGGCCTGCCTTTAAATCCTAAGTTGACAGCAACGCCAAAGCAGGCAGCCGCCTGCATTTATAAGGCCTTTAAAAAGCAGAATAATGTGGCATATGTTTTGCCGGTTTGGAGTATTATCATGATGATTATCAGGAATATCCCTGAATTTATATTTAAAAAATTAAAGCTTTAA
- a CDS encoding decaprenyl-phosphate phosphoribosyltransferase, with product MKKYLKLLRVEQWVKNLFVFVPLFFSGNITNLDLLTKSIFAFIIFSLAASIVYILNDYNDIEADRKHPEKRRRPLASGAVSKSKAVGILIGIAVIDVVLVFFAQLYFEEVLWKFGTIIGFYLVMNLAYTFRLKHVPIIDIFIIAIGFVLRVLAGGYITGISISQWAILLTFVLALVLAIGKRRGELINAQVSGKTRRALDGYNVQFADIALSISITLAIVCYLMFTLSPEVQARFHERVFYTVIFVVFALLRYLQQTLVYNRTESPTKIVYRDRYIQVTLLLWVAAFLIQIYFKK from the coding sequence ATGAAGAAATATCTTAAACTGCTCCGTGTAGAGCAATGGGTGAAAAACCTTTTTGTATTTGTCCCTCTGTTTTTTTCAGGTAACATTACCAATTTAGACTTACTTACCAAAAGTATATTCGCCTTTATCATTTTCTCATTGGCTGCCAGTATCGTTTATATTCTGAACGATTATAATGACATTGAAGCAGATAGGAAACATCCTGAGAAAAGAAGAAGACCTCTGGCGAGTGGGGCCGTTTCAAAATCAAAGGCTGTAGGGATTCTTATCGGGATTGCCGTTATAGATGTCGTTCTCGTATTCTTTGCCCAGCTTTATTTCGAAGAAGTTTTATGGAAATTCGGGACCATCATAGGATTTTACCTGGTGATGAACCTTGCTTATACATTCAGGCTGAAACATGTTCCCATTATTGATATTTTCATTATTGCAATAGGATTTGTATTACGGGTTCTGGCCGGAGGCTATATCACCGGGATCAGTATTTCGCAATGGGCTATTTTATTGACCTTCGTATTAGCACTTGTATTGGCTATCGGGAAGAGGAGAGGAGAACTTATCAATGCCCAGGTTTCAGGAAAGACCAGAAGGGCACTGGACGGATACAATGTCCAGTTTGCAGATATTGCCCTGTCTATTTCCATAACGCTTGCCATTGTATGCTACCTGATGTTTACCCTTTCACCGGAAGTTCAGGCAAGGTTTCATGAAAGAGTGTTTTATACGGTGATTTTTGTAGTATTTGCCCTGTTGAGGTATCTTCAGCAGACATTGGTGTACAACAGGACAGAATCGCCTACCAAGATAGTATACAGAGACCGTTATATACAGGTGACCTTATTGCTTTGGGTTGCTGCATTTTTAATTCAAATTTACTTTAAAAAATGA
- a CDS encoding OmpA family protein has protein sequence MKFNKTYVGALFLSSALLLTSCEAVQNSNHQQRGTAVGAASGAVLGGILGNNVGKGGNGAIGAVLGGIIGGVAGNVIGNKMDKQAKDIKETLPGAQVERVGDGIKVTMNESIVNFAFDSSNLTSVAQANLDKLADVLANNPDTNINIYGHTDSKGADAYNLKLSQRRADAVKAYLSGKGIASGRMFTKGEGEAMPVASNDTEEGRAKNRRVEFAITANEKMINDAKQGQ, from the coding sequence ATGAAATTTAATAAAACATACGTAGGGGCCCTTTTCTTATCATCAGCATTGCTATTGACAAGTTGTGAAGCGGTTCAGAATTCAAACCACCAACAAAGAGGTACAGCGGTAGGTGCTGCATCAGGAGCTGTATTGGGAGGTATCTTAGGAAATAATGTAGGTAAAGGAGGAAACGGAGCGATCGGTGCTGTACTGGGGGGTATTATCGGTGGTGTTGCAGGTAACGTTATCGGTAACAAAATGGATAAGCAAGCCAAAGACATTAAAGAAACTTTACCAGGTGCTCAGGTAGAAAGAGTAGGAGACGGTATTAAAGTAACCATGAACGAGAGTATCGTTAACTTTGCTTTTGATTCCTCAAATCTTACTTCTGTTGCACAGGCCAACTTAGATAAATTGGCTGATGTGTTAGCCAATAACCCTGATACCAATATCAATATTTATGGACATACGGACAGCAAAGGAGCTGATGCTTATAACTTGAAGCTTTCTCAAAGAAGAGCTGATGCCGTAAAAGCCTACTTGTCCGGAAAAGGAATTGCATCGGGTAGAATGTTTACCAAAGGAGAAGGTGAAGCCATGCCGGTTGCAAGCAATGATACTGAAGAAGGAAGAGCTAAAAACAGAAGAGTGGAGTTTGCCATCACTGCTAATGAAAAAATGATTAATGATGCCAAGCAAGGGCAGTAA
- the trxA gene encoding thioredoxin, producing MALEITDSSFQDTVLKSDKPVLVDFWAVWCGPCRTLGPIIEEVASDFEGKAVVGKVDVDNNQEISMQYGIRNIPTVLIFKNGEVVDKLVGVAPKEVIAEKLSAHL from the coding sequence ATGGCTTTAGAAATTACAGACAGCTCATTTCAGGATACGGTTTTAAAATCAGATAAACCGGTATTAGTAGACTTCTGGGCAGTATGGTGCGGACCTTGCAGAACTTTAGGTCCAATCATCGAAGAAGTAGCATCCGATTTTGAAGGAAAAGCAGTGGTGGGGAAAGTGGATGTAGACAACAACCAGGAAATTTCAATGCAGTATGGCATCAGAAATATCCCTACAGTTCTTATTTTTAAGAATGGTGAGGTAGTAGATAAATTGGTGGGGGTAGCTCCGAAAGAGGTAATCGCTGAGAAATTAAGCGCTCACTTATAA
- a CDS encoding WbqC family protein, whose translation MKNVLLPVFYMPPVSWFSVFLNAENEVVFEQFENFPKQTYRNRANIYGANGKLSLIIPINHNGKREMKDIEISYREDWRGLHWKSIKTAYQSSPYFEYYEDKFRKIFDLKEKFLLDFNLKGLEVIQQILKTEKAHSLSEEYIKNPESVNFREKFPAKLPSEFEMEDYYQTFSDKFGFLEDLSVLDLICNKGPESLTYIKNIKQSY comes from the coding sequence ATGAAGAATGTTTTATTGCCGGTTTTTTATATGCCGCCGGTTTCATGGTTTTCAGTGTTTTTGAATGCTGAAAATGAAGTTGTATTTGAACAGTTTGAAAATTTTCCAAAACAAACCTATAGAAACAGGGCTAATATCTACGGTGCGAACGGAAAGTTATCATTGATTATTCCCATTAATCACAACGGGAAAAGAGAAATGAAGGATATTGAGATTTCTTATAGAGAAGACTGGAGAGGCCTTCACTGGAAGTCAATCAAGACCGCTTATCAGAGCTCTCCCTATTTCGAATATTATGAAGATAAGTTCAGAAAGATATTTGACCTGAAAGAAAAGTTTCTTCTGGATTTTAACCTTAAAGGGTTAGAAGTCATCCAACAGATCCTTAAAACAGAAAAGGCACACTCTTTGAGTGAAGAATATATCAAAAATCCTGAGAGTGTCAATTTCAGAGAAAAGTTCCCGGCAAAACTTCCATCAGAATTTGAAATGGAAGACTATTACCAGACCTTCTCAGATAAATTCGGATTTTTGGAAGATTTATCGGTTCTGGACCTTATTTGTAACAAAGGCCCTGAATCTTTGACTTATATAAAAAATATTAAACAATCATATTAA